Proteins encoded within one genomic window of Alkalidesulfovibrio alkalitolerans DSM 16529:
- the rpsL gene encoding 30S ribosomal protein S12, with amino-acid sequence MPTINQLIRKARAEVVKRKKTPALQACPQRRGVCTRVYTTTPKKPNSALRKVARVRLTNGIEVTAYIPGEGHNLQEHSVVMIRGGRVKDLPGVRYHIIRGALDTAGVNDRRQGRSKYGAKRPK; translated from the coding sequence ATGCCCACGATTAACCAGTTGATCCGCAAGGCCCGGGCCGAGGTCGTCAAGCGGAAGAAGACGCCCGCCCTGCAGGCCTGCCCGCAGCGCCGCGGTGTGTGCACCCGCGTCTACACGACCACGCCCAAAAAGCCCAACTCGGCGCTGCGTAAGGTTGCTCGCGTGCGCCTGACCAACGGCATCGAGGTCACCGCCTACATCCCCGGCGAGGGCCACAACCTCCAGGAACACTCCGTGGTCATGATCCGCGGCGGCCGCGTCAAGGACTTGCCTGGCGTGCGCTACCACATCATCCGCGGCGCCCTGGATACCGCCGGCGTCAATGACCGCCGCCAGGGCCGTTCCAAGTACGGCGCCAAGC